A window from Candidatus Binataceae bacterium encodes these proteins:
- the kdpA gene encoding potassium-transporting ATPase subunit KdpA, which yields MVWNAVLQVGIFFLLVTVISVPLGLYMARVFAEERTFLDPVLRPVERAIYRLCGVHPATEMTWGEYTIAILWFSLVGMLVLYALERLQGLLPFNPQGLAGLAPDLAFNTAASFTTNTNWQAYSGETTMSYLTQMAGLAFHNFVSAATGIAAAIAVIRGFVRRSARTLGNFWFDLVRTTLWVLLPLSVVFALVLVWQGVPQNLSPYVHAKTLEGAEQVIAQGPVASQEIIKELGTNGGGFFNANSAHPYENPTPLSNLIEMVAIFAIGAALTHTFGKMAGDRRQGWALFAAMALLFMGGAGVAIWGEQRGNPQFAAMGINQQASATQSGGNMEGKEVRYGIVDSALWATVTTDTSCGAVNSMHDSYLPLGGLVPLLNMQIGEIIFGGVGSGLFGMLVMAVLSVFIAGLMVGRTPEYLGKKIEAREMKLAMFYVLIFPAVVLLGAMVAVATKAGLAGISNPGPHGFSQILYAYSEAGANNGSAFAGLSANTRFYNYTLAFVMLPGRFMMMIPALALAGSLAGKKSVPVSAGTFPTTGALFVALLVGVILIVAALTFFPADALGPIVEHLALYAGKLF from the coding sequence ATGGTCTGGAACGCAGTCCTGCAGGTCGGGATCTTTTTTTTGCTGGTGACGGTGATCAGCGTGCCGTTGGGTCTTTATATGGCACGCGTGTTCGCCGAAGAACGGACCTTTCTCGATCCCGTGCTACGACCGGTTGAACGAGCAATCTACCGCCTCTGTGGCGTCCATCCGGCGACCGAAATGACCTGGGGCGAGTACACCATCGCGATTCTGTGGTTCAGCCTGGTGGGTATGCTGGTGCTCTACGCGCTGGAGCGATTGCAAGGCTTGCTGCCTTTCAATCCGCAGGGACTTGCAGGGCTAGCCCCCGATCTGGCCTTCAACACGGCGGCGAGCTTCACCACCAATACCAATTGGCAGGCGTACAGCGGCGAGACCACCATGAGCTACCTCACGCAGATGGCCGGGCTCGCCTTTCACAACTTTGTGTCGGCGGCCACCGGCATCGCCGCGGCCATCGCGGTGATACGGGGATTCGTGCGGCGCTCGGCGCGGACCCTCGGAAATTTCTGGTTCGATCTGGTTCGTACCACCTTGTGGGTCTTGCTGCCGCTGTCGGTCGTGTTCGCACTGGTACTCGTCTGGCAGGGTGTCCCGCAGAATCTGAGCCCGTATGTCCATGCCAAGACCCTGGAAGGCGCCGAACAGGTTATCGCCCAGGGTCCCGTCGCTTCGCAGGAAATAATCAAAGAACTGGGCACTAATGGCGGCGGGTTCTTCAACGCCAACTCCGCGCATCCTTACGAAAATCCGACTCCGCTCAGCAACCTGATCGAGATGGTCGCGATTTTCGCGATCGGCGCCGCCCTCACGCACACCTTCGGCAAGATGGCCGGCGATCGACGCCAGGGCTGGGCGCTGTTCGCCGCGATGGCGTTGCTGTTCATGGGGGGAGCAGGGGTGGCGATTTGGGGCGAGCAACGAGGCAATCCGCAATTCGCCGCGATGGGAATTAACCAACAAGCCTCCGCCACGCAGAGCGGCGGCAACATGGAAGGCAAGGAAGTCCGCTACGGCATTGTTGACTCCGCGCTGTGGGCGACGGTCACCACCGACACTTCGTGCGGCGCGGTCAACTCGATGCACGACAGTTACCTGCCGCTGGGCGGCTTGGTTCCCCTGCTCAATATGCAAATCGGCGAGATTATTTTCGGCGGCGTCGGCTCCGGGTTGTTCGGGATGCTGGTGATGGCGGTGCTGTCGGTGTTTATCGCGGGCCTAATGGTCGGGCGTACGCCCGAGTACCTGGGAAAGAAAATTGAGGCACGCGAGATGAAACTCGCCATGTTTTATGTACTGATTTTCCCGGCCGTGGTTCTGCTCGGCGCGATGGTCGCGGTCGCGACCAAGGCGGGCCTTGCGGGCATCAGCAACCCGGGGCCGCATGGTTTTTCGCAAATTCTCTACGCGTATTCCGAAGCGGGTGCGAACAACGGCTCCGCATTCGCCGGCCTGAGCGCCAACACCCGCTTCTACAACTACACGCTGGCGTTCGTGATGTTGCCGGGGCGCTTCATGATGATGATTCCTGCCCTGGCCCTGGCTGGCTCGCTGGCTGGAAAGAAATCCGTGCCGGTGAGCGCGGGCACCTTCCCGACCACCGGCGCGTTGTTCGTTGCGCTGCTGGTCGGGGTGATCTTGATCGTGGCGGCGTTGACTTTTTTTCCCGCTGATGCGCTCGGACCGATCGTCGAGCACCTGGCCCTGTACGCCGGCAAACTCTTCTGA
- the kdpF gene encoding K(+)-transporting ATPase subunit F: protein MSLLDFILGVSLATGLTAYLIYALIRPDKF, encoded by the coding sequence ATGAGTCTGCTTGACTTCATTCTTGGTGTCTCTCTTGCGACTGGACTGACGGCGTATCTGATCTACGCGCTGATTCGGCCCGACAAATTCTGA
- a CDS encoding PA2169 family four-helix-bundle protein: MNIVEILDRLIAVSIDSEKRYRHAAKDVERTSLEKFFRGQALTRKAAADELSAERMKMNGDAIEHGTLSGLADRTALDFSVIMSKGDTGVMEWCREDDEQVIAEYEKALAEKLPEQLRLMLERQLEHVRGAVGKLEGALSVFGKPRS; the protein is encoded by the coding sequence ATGAACATCGTCGAGATCCTGGATCGTTTGATTGCAGTCTCCATCGACAGTGAAAAACGCTATCGCCACGCGGCGAAAGATGTTGAACGCACCAGCCTTGAGAAGTTTTTCCGAGGGCAAGCACTCACCCGTAAAGCGGCCGCGGATGAGCTCAGCGCCGAGCGCATGAAAATGAACGGCGACGCTATCGAGCACGGAACGCTGAGCGGTCTCGCAGACCGGACGGCCTTGGACTTCTCGGTGATAATGAGCAAGGGCGACACTGGGGTCATGGAATGGTGTCGCGAAGATGACGAACAGGTCATCGCCGAGTACGAAAAGGCATTGGCGGAAAAGCTACCCGAGCAGTTGCGGCTGATGCTTGAGCGACAGCTGGAGCATGTTCGCGGCGCAGTCGGCAAACTGGAGGGCGCGCTCAGCGTCTTCGGGAAACCTCGTTCGTAG
- a CDS encoding carboxymuconolactone decarboxylase family protein, translating to MISREQRVPFADTSKLPADFDLERYKVNGKVVNIFGVLINHPKLLRAWGRFGAYILSNEQTLSPREREIAILRIGWLNQAQYEWEQHVRIGKTSGLSDDDIDRITKGPQAGWNRNEAALLQAADDLFENSVVSDETWKTLSERYNTQQMMDLVFTIGQYNLVSWALNSLGVPLDEYLPGAKK from the coding sequence ATGATTTCCAGAGAACAGCGAGTCCCGTTTGCAGATACCTCCAAGCTGCCTGCCGATTTCGACCTGGAGCGCTACAAGGTCAACGGCAAGGTGGTCAACATCTTTGGCGTGCTGATCAACCATCCGAAACTGCTTAGGGCTTGGGGGCGGTTCGGTGCATATATTCTGAGCAACGAGCAGACGCTCTCCCCGCGCGAACGCGAGATCGCGATCCTGCGGATCGGATGGCTGAACCAGGCGCAATACGAATGGGAGCAGCACGTAAGGATTGGCAAGACCTCGGGCCTGAGCGATGACGATATCGATCGGATCACCAAGGGGCCGCAGGCCGGGTGGAACCGGAATGAGGCGGCCCTGCTCCAGGCAGCCGATGATTTGTTCGAGAACTCAGTCGTTTCGGACGAGACGTGGAAGACGCTTTCTGAACGTTACAATACCCAGCAGATGATGGACCTGGTGTTTACCATCGGCCAGTACAATCTGGTGTCGTGGGCCTTGAACAGCCTGGGCGTCCCGCTCGATGAGTACTTGCCGGGAGCAAAGAAATAA
- a CDS encoding dienelactone hydrolase family protein, translating into MKTETMEYQDGDVKLIGYFAYDDRKPGKRPGILVMPEAFGLGDHAKKRAERLAELGYAALAGDPYGNGATAPDLPGAMKLATPLFENVDKLRKRGRAALDKLASLPQVDSSRLAAMGFCMGGSFALELARDGAPLRGIVSFHGALQTQRPATPSGVKARILVCTGADDPMIPVAQVNGFEEEMTKAGADWQVVSYGGTVHSFTNVDADAAGIPGVKYNKSSDERSWKAMKSFFEEIFAA; encoded by the coding sequence ATGAAGACGGAAACCATGGAATACCAGGACGGTGACGTGAAGCTCATCGGCTATTTTGCGTACGACGACCGCAAGCCCGGCAAGCGCCCTGGAATCCTGGTGATGCCGGAAGCGTTTGGCCTCGGCGATCACGCCAAGAAGCGCGCAGAGCGGCTGGCGGAACTTGGCTACGCCGCGCTGGCCGGCGATCCCTATGGCAACGGCGCGACGGCTCCCGACCTGCCGGGCGCAATGAAACTTGCCACCCCGCTGTTTGAGAACGTGGACAAGCTGCGCAAGCGCGGACGCGCCGCGCTCGACAAGCTCGCGTCGCTGCCCCAGGTCGATAGCAGCAGGCTCGCCGCGATGGGCTTCTGCATGGGCGGCTCATTCGCGCTGGAGCTGGCGCGCGATGGCGCTCCGCTGCGCGGGATAGTCTCATTTCATGGTGCATTGCAGACGCAGCGCCCGGCAACTCCTAGCGGCGTGAAAGCAAGGATCCTGGTCTGCACCGGTGCTGACGATCCGATGATTCCGGTAGCGCAGGTAAACGGTTTCGAAGAGGAAATGACCAAGGCCGGCGCTGACTGGCAGGTGGTCTCATACGGCGGAACCGTGCATAGTTTCACCAACGTCGATGCCGACGCCGCCGGTATCCCCGGGGTCAAGTACAACAAGTCATCGGACGAGCGTTCCTGGAAGGCGATGAAATCGTTCTTCGAGGAAATCTTCGCCGCCTAG
- a CDS encoding quinone oxidoreductase — protein sequence MKAVIFEKLGGPEVLRLGDVPKPEAKPGTVVIRVRSAGINFADTLFRQGQYLMQPQLPDVPGFEAAGEIDSVGSGVPNLKPGMRVAGIGSKAYAEYAVIPASQVIPLPDSLSFDDGAAFPIQVLTAWHMLHTCHQTTSGQTVLVHSAAGGVGIVAVQIAKAAGARVIGTVSSDSKAALIKEYGADDAINYATDDFAEETNRLTGGRGADLILDAVGATTFEKGLGCVAAFGHIILYGRAGGPPQPLNMFSLFQKSAKVSGFTLYAVSPLPEVMRRGIEESLKLIAQGKLKLLIGRKFPLAEAAQAHRFMESRQSTGKLVLNP from the coding sequence ATGAAAGCAGTCATCTTCGAAAAACTAGGCGGACCTGAAGTTCTGCGTCTGGGCGATGTCCCGAAACCCGAAGCGAAACCGGGCACGGTTGTGATTCGGGTGCGCTCGGCGGGAATCAATTTTGCGGATACCTTGTTTCGCCAGGGCCAGTACCTGATGCAGCCGCAGCTTCCCGATGTTCCCGGCTTCGAGGCTGCCGGTGAGATCGACTCGGTGGGGTCCGGCGTTCCCAATCTCAAACCAGGGATGCGGGTTGCCGGAATCGGCAGCAAGGCATACGCCGAGTATGCCGTCATACCCGCCAGCCAGGTCATCCCCCTGCCCGACTCGCTATCGTTCGATGACGGCGCGGCCTTCCCGATCCAGGTGCTGACCGCTTGGCACATGTTGCACACGTGCCATCAGACGACGTCCGGCCAGACCGTGCTGGTGCACTCCGCAGCGGGCGGAGTCGGAATCGTGGCGGTACAGATCGCTAAGGCTGCGGGAGCCCGTGTCATCGGAACCGTTTCGAGCGATTCAAAAGCCGCGCTGATCAAGGAGTACGGCGCAGACGACGCGATCAATTACGCGACCGACGATTTTGCGGAAGAGACCAACCGCCTCACCGGCGGCCGCGGCGCCGATCTGATCCTGGATGCGGTCGGAGCGACCACGTTCGAAAAAGGTCTTGGATGCGTCGCGGCGTTCGGCCACATCATCCTGTACGGACGCGCCGGCGGCCCCCCGCAGCCCCTGAACATGTTCTCGCTCTTCCAGAAGTCCGCCAAGGTGAGCGGCTTCACCCTCTATGCCGTGTCGCCGCTGCCGGAAGTGATGCGACGCGGGATTGAAGAATCGCTGAAGCTGATCGCGCAGGGCAAGCTCAAGTTGCTGATCGGCAGGAAATTTCCCCTGGCCGAGGCCGCACAGGCGCATCGCTTCATGGAGTCGCGCCAGTCGACCGGAAAGCTAGTCCTCAATCCGTGA